In Apis cerana isolate GH-2021 linkage group LG5, AcerK_1.0, whole genome shotgun sequence, a single genomic region encodes these proteins:
- the LOC108001348 gene encoding atlastin isoform X2 — MSETRKTTSIRKREEQQSPRPKQQPIRPPRTKTQQARDNKAIDRHENLKKAPMTALDENVNRVPRVYTNERETENQSGWQERIERLSMNSQDNNTSDLGHPVQIVLAHPDHSFELNEEALSKILLEDDIKDRSVVVVSVAGAFRKGKSFLLDFFLRYMNSKYNNNNQTDSWLGKEDEPLRGFSWKGGSERDTTGILMWSKVFRGTLPDGENVAVILMDTQGAFDSQSTVKDCATVFALSTMLSSLQIYNLSQNIQEDDLQHLQLFTEYGRLALQNSGRKPFQKLQFLVRDWSYPYEAKYGAEGGKEILNRRLEISDKQHPELQSLRKHIKSCFSDISCFLMPHPGLNIATNPHFDGRLAEIQPEFKEQLKILIPMLLAPENLVTKKIDGQIVKARDLLEYFKSYMKIYKGNELPEPKSMLVATAEANNLAAVTEAREFYMRLMEDICGTKKPYLTTQRLEDEHARCRDKAIYKFQNKRKMGGESFSQTYTKKLCQDMDKAFVHFKAQNESKNVFKSTRTAGVYCAIVAIMYFLSSIFGFTGLYLLANICNFIMCICILTLMLLAYIRYSGNYDTIGIAIDEVANVLWNNVRDMGVLFTVLTLAVAAASSWFIILYDFIFPAPPLFFFPSIRFNFEDIPNFWEYLYFITNIIFCAISKSFHSCFYFLHHYFNIFLKYFDYLTNITFDNISNLYDSFLNYYSPFFIGYLHSLIKITLNNIFKLYNSYLNYYAIFSEYLQYITNIIFNNIFKLYSFCLDYYFTIFLEYFHYLTNIVFDTYKLDKYCLTNYFSIFFEYFQYLINIFFDNIFKLYNFCLHYYFPLFSEYLNYLIDIIIDNVSKLYNSYLNYYSS, encoded by the exons ATGAGCGAAACAAGGAAGACAACGAGCATCCGGAAACGGGAGGAGCAGCAATCACCCAGGCCTAAACAACAACCGATCAGGCCACCGAGGACGAAGACGCAACAGGCTCGTGACAATAAGGCTATCGATCGGCACGAGAATC tCAAGAAAGCACCGATGACGGCCCTCGATGAGAACGTAAACCGTGTTCCACGGGTGTACACaaacgaaagagaaacagaaa ATCAATCGGGTTGGCAAGAAAGAATAGAACGTCTCTCGATGAATAGTCAGGATAATAATACCTCGGACTTAGGACACCCTGTACAAATTGTGCTTGCTCATCCAGATCACAGTTTTGAATTAAACGAAGAAgctttatcaaaaattctcCTTGAAGATGATATTAAAGATAGGAGTGTAGTTGTTGTGTCGGTAGCGGGTGCTTTCAGAAAAGGCAAAAGCTTCCTGCTTGACTTTTTCTTGCGATATATGAACAGTAAG tataataacaacaatcaAACGGATTCTTGGTTGGGTAAAGAAGATGAACCATTACGTGGATTTTCGTGGAAAGGAGGATCTGAAAGAGACACGACAGGCATATTAATGTGGTCAAAAGTTTTCCGTGGTACTTTACCAGATGGTGAAAATGTTGCTGTGATTTTAATGGATACACAAGGTGCTTTCGATAGTCAATCCACTGTGAAGGATTGTGCGACTGTGTTTGCTCTAAGTACAATGTTGTCatctttacaaatttataatctatcaCAAAATATCCAAGAGGATGATCTTCAGCACTTGCAACTTTTTACGGAATATGGTAGACTGGCGTTACAAAACTCTGGACGCAAACCATTCCAAAAGTTACAGTTTTTAGTAAGAGATTGGAGTTATCCTTACGAAGCGAAATATGGTGCAGAAGGTGGAAAAGAGATATTGAACAGAAGATTAGAAATTTCTGATAAACAACATCCAGAATTGCAAAGTTTAAGAAAGCATATTAAATCATGTTTCTCGGATATATCTTGTTTTCTCATGCCACATCCAGGTTTAAATATTGCCACTAATCCTCATTTCGATGGTAGATTAGCAGAAATTCAACCAGAATTTAAGGAACAACTCAAGATATTAATACCGATGTTGTTAGCTCCAGAAAATTTAGttacaaagaaaattgatgGACAAATTGTAAAAGCGAGAGATTTGttggaatatttcaaaagctatatgaaaatttacaaaggAAACGAGCTTCCTGAACCAAAAAGTATGTTAGTG gcaACAGCAGAAGCAAATAATTTAGCTGCAGTTACAGAAGCTAGAGAATTTTATATGCGATTAATGGAAGATATTTGTGGAACAAAAAAACCATATTTAACAACACAACGTTTAGAGGATGAACATGCACGCTGTAGGGATAAAGCTATATACAAATTtcagaataaaagaaaaatgggagGAGAATCATTTAGTCAaacttatacaaaaaaattatgccAG gATATGGATAAAGCTTTTGTTCACTTTAAAGCAcaaaatgaaagtaaaaatgtttttaaatcgaCGCGAACTGCAGGAGTATATTGCGCAATTGTTGCCATTATGTACTTCTTATCCTCTATATTTGGTTTTACTGGATTATACCTATTAGCAAATATTTGTAACTTCATCATGTGCATCTGTATATTAACCTTAATGTTATTGGCATATATTAG atacaGCGGTAATTATGACACAATTGGAATAGCAATAGATGAAGTGGCTAATGTTTTATGGAATAAT GTTCGAGATATGGGGGTACTATTCACTGTACTTACACTTGCTGTGGCTGCTGCTTCATCAtggtttataattttatatgattttatttttccagcacctcctttatttttttttccttctattcgttttaattttgaagatatacctaatttttgggaatatttatattttatcacaaatatcattttttgtgctatttctaaatcttttcACAGTTgcttttactttttacatcattactttaacatttttttaaaatattttgattaccTAACAAATATCACTTTTGATAACATTTCTAACttatatgattcttttttaaactattattctcctttttttataggatatttacattctttaataaaaattactttaaataatattttcaaattatataattcttatttaaactattatgctattttttcagaatatttacaatatatcacaaatattatttttaacaatatttttaaattatatagtttttgttTAGATTACTACTTTaccatttttttagaatattttcattatctaaCAAATATTGTCTTTGATacttataaattagataaatattgtttaactaattatttttctattttttttgaatattttcaatatttaataaatatttttttcgataatattttcaaattatataatttttgtttacattactattttcctcttttttcagaatatttaaattatttaatagatattataattgataatgtatctaaattatacaattcttatttaaattattactccTCTTAG
- the LOC108001348 gene encoding atlastin isoform X6 — MTALDENVNRVPRVYTNERETENQSGWQERIERLSMNSQDNNTSDLGHPVQIVLAHPDHSFELNEEALSKILLEDDIKDRSVVVVSVAGAFRKGKSFLLDFFLRYMNSKYNNNNQTDSWLGKEDEPLRGFSWKGGSERDTTGILMWSKVFRGTLPDGENVAVILMDTQGAFDSQSTVKDCATVFALSTMLSSLQIYNLSQNIQEDDLQHLQLFTEYGRLALQNSGRKPFQKLQFLVRDWSYPYEAKYGAEGGKEILNRRLEISDKQHPELQSLRKHIKSCFSDISCFLMPHPGLNIATNPHFDGRLAEIQPEFKEQLKILIPMLLAPENLVTKKIDGQIVKARDLLEYFKSYMKIYKGNELPEPKSMLVATAEANNLAAVTEAREFYMRLMEDICGTKKPYLTTQRLEDEHARCRDKAIYKFQNKRKMGGESFSQTYTKKLCQDMDKAFVHFKAQNESKNVFKSTRTAGVYCAIVAIMYFLSSIFGFTGLYLLANICNFIMCICILTLMLLAYIRYSGNYDTIGIAIDEVANVLWNNVRDMGVLFTVLTLAVAAASSWFIILYDFIFPAPPLFFFPSIRFNFEDIPNFWEYLYFITNIIFCAISKSFHSCFYFLHHYFNIFLKYFDYLTNITFDNISNLYDSFLNYYSPFFIGYLHSLIKITLNNIFKLYNSYLNYYAIFSEYLQYITNIIFNNIFKLYSFCLDYYFTIFLEYFHYLTNIVFDTYKLDKYCLTNYFSIFFEYFQYLINIFFDNIFKLYNFCLHYYFPLFSEYLNYLIDIIIDNVSKLYNSYLNYYSS, encoded by the exons ATGACGGCCCTCGATGAGAACGTAAACCGTGTTCCACGGGTGTACACaaacgaaagagaaacagaaa ATCAATCGGGTTGGCAAGAAAGAATAGAACGTCTCTCGATGAATAGTCAGGATAATAATACCTCGGACTTAGGACACCCTGTACAAATTGTGCTTGCTCATCCAGATCACAGTTTTGAATTAAACGAAGAAgctttatcaaaaattctcCTTGAAGATGATATTAAAGATAGGAGTGTAGTTGTTGTGTCGGTAGCGGGTGCTTTCAGAAAAGGCAAAAGCTTCCTGCTTGACTTTTTCTTGCGATATATGAACAGTAAG tataataacaacaatcaAACGGATTCTTGGTTGGGTAAAGAAGATGAACCATTACGTGGATTTTCGTGGAAAGGAGGATCTGAAAGAGACACGACAGGCATATTAATGTGGTCAAAAGTTTTCCGTGGTACTTTACCAGATGGTGAAAATGTTGCTGTGATTTTAATGGATACACAAGGTGCTTTCGATAGTCAATCCACTGTGAAGGATTGTGCGACTGTGTTTGCTCTAAGTACAATGTTGTCatctttacaaatttataatctatcaCAAAATATCCAAGAGGATGATCTTCAGCACTTGCAACTTTTTACGGAATATGGTAGACTGGCGTTACAAAACTCTGGACGCAAACCATTCCAAAAGTTACAGTTTTTAGTAAGAGATTGGAGTTATCCTTACGAAGCGAAATATGGTGCAGAAGGTGGAAAAGAGATATTGAACAGAAGATTAGAAATTTCTGATAAACAACATCCAGAATTGCAAAGTTTAAGAAAGCATATTAAATCATGTTTCTCGGATATATCTTGTTTTCTCATGCCACATCCAGGTTTAAATATTGCCACTAATCCTCATTTCGATGGTAGATTAGCAGAAATTCAACCAGAATTTAAGGAACAACTCAAGATATTAATACCGATGTTGTTAGCTCCAGAAAATTTAGttacaaagaaaattgatgGACAAATTGTAAAAGCGAGAGATTTGttggaatatttcaaaagctatatgaaaatttacaaaggAAACGAGCTTCCTGAACCAAAAAGTATGTTAGTG gcaACAGCAGAAGCAAATAATTTAGCTGCAGTTACAGAAGCTAGAGAATTTTATATGCGATTAATGGAAGATATTTGTGGAACAAAAAAACCATATTTAACAACACAACGTTTAGAGGATGAACATGCACGCTGTAGGGATAAAGCTATATACAAATTtcagaataaaagaaaaatgggagGAGAATCATTTAGTCAaacttatacaaaaaaattatgccAG gATATGGATAAAGCTTTTGTTCACTTTAAAGCAcaaaatgaaagtaaaaatgtttttaaatcgaCGCGAACTGCAGGAGTATATTGCGCAATTGTTGCCATTATGTACTTCTTATCCTCTATATTTGGTTTTACTGGATTATACCTATTAGCAAATATTTGTAACTTCATCATGTGCATCTGTATATTAACCTTAATGTTATTGGCATATATTAG atacaGCGGTAATTATGACACAATTGGAATAGCAATAGATGAAGTGGCTAATGTTTTATGGAATAAT GTTCGAGATATGGGGGTACTATTCACTGTACTTACACTTGCTGTGGCTGCTGCTTCATCAtggtttataattttatatgattttatttttccagcacctcctttatttttttttccttctattcgttttaattttgaagatatacctaatttttgggaatatttatattttatcacaaatatcattttttgtgctatttctaaatcttttcACAGTTgcttttactttttacatcattactttaacatttttttaaaatattttgattaccTAACAAATATCACTTTTGATAACATTTCTAACttatatgattcttttttaaactattattctcctttttttataggatatttacattctttaataaaaattactttaaataatattttcaaattatataattcttatttaaactattatgctattttttcagaatatttacaatatatcacaaatattatttttaacaatatttttaaattatatagtttttgttTAGATTACTACTTTaccatttttttagaatattttcattatctaaCAAATATTGTCTTTGATacttataaattagataaatattgtttaactaattatttttctattttttttgaatattttcaatatttaataaatatttttttcgataatattttcaaattatataatttttgtttacattactattttcctcttttttcagaatatttaaattatttaatagatattataattgataatgtatctaaattatacaattcttatttaaattattactccTCTTAG
- the LOC108001348 gene encoding atlastin isoform X8, whose product MWSKVFRGTLPDGENVAVILMDTQGAFDSQSTVKDCATVFALSTMLSSLQIYNLSQNIQEDDLQHLQLFTEYGRLALQNSGRKPFQKLQFLVRDWSYPYEAKYGAEGGKEILNRRLEISDKQHPELQSLRKHIKSCFSDISCFLMPHPGLNIATNPHFDGRLAEIQPEFKEQLKILIPMLLAPENLVTKKIDGQIVKARDLLEYFKSYMKIYKGNELPEPKSMLVATAEANNLAAVTEAREFYMRLMEDICGTKKPYLTTQRLEDEHARCRDKAIYKFQNKRKMGGESFSQTYTKKLCQDMDKAFVHFKAQNESKNVFKSTRTAGVYCAIVAIMYFLSSIFGFTGLYLLANICNFIMCICILTLMLLAYIRYSGNYDTIGIAIDEVANVLWNNVRDMGVLFTVLTLAVAAASSWFIILYDFIFPAPPLFFFPSIRFNFEDIPNFWEYLYFITNIIFCAISKSFHSCFYFLHHYFNIFLKYFDYLTNITFDNISNLYDSFLNYYSPFFIGYLHSLIKITLNNIFKLYNSYLNYYAIFSEYLQYITNIIFNNIFKLYSFCLDYYFTIFLEYFHYLTNIVFDTYKLDKYCLTNYFSIFFEYFQYLINIFFDNIFKLYNFCLHYYFPLFSEYLNYLIDIIIDNVSKLYNSYLNYYSS is encoded by the exons ATGTGGTCAAAAGTTTTCCGTGGTACTTTACCAGATGGTGAAAATGTTGCTGTGATTTTAATGGATACACAAGGTGCTTTCGATAGTCAATCCACTGTGAAGGATTGTGCGACTGTGTTTGCTCTAAGTACAATGTTGTCatctttacaaatttataatctatcaCAAAATATCCAAGAGGATGATCTTCAGCACTTGCAACTTTTTACGGAATATGGTAGACTGGCGTTACAAAACTCTGGACGCAAACCATTCCAAAAGTTACAGTTTTTAGTAAGAGATTGGAGTTATCCTTACGAAGCGAAATATGGTGCAGAAGGTGGAAAAGAGATATTGAACAGAAGATTAGAAATTTCTGATAAACAACATCCAGAATTGCAAAGTTTAAGAAAGCATATTAAATCATGTTTCTCGGATATATCTTGTTTTCTCATGCCACATCCAGGTTTAAATATTGCCACTAATCCTCATTTCGATGGTAGATTAGCAGAAATTCAACCAGAATTTAAGGAACAACTCAAGATATTAATACCGATGTTGTTAGCTCCAGAAAATTTAGttacaaagaaaattgatgGACAAATTGTAAAAGCGAGAGATTTGttggaatatttcaaaagctatatgaaaatttacaaaggAAACGAGCTTCCTGAACCAAAAAGTATGTTAGTG gcaACAGCAGAAGCAAATAATTTAGCTGCAGTTACAGAAGCTAGAGAATTTTATATGCGATTAATGGAAGATATTTGTGGAACAAAAAAACCATATTTAACAACACAACGTTTAGAGGATGAACATGCACGCTGTAGGGATAAAGCTATATACAAATTtcagaataaaagaaaaatgggagGAGAATCATTTAGTCAaacttatacaaaaaaattatgccAG gATATGGATAAAGCTTTTGTTCACTTTAAAGCAcaaaatgaaagtaaaaatgtttttaaatcgaCGCGAACTGCAGGAGTATATTGCGCAATTGTTGCCATTATGTACTTCTTATCCTCTATATTTGGTTTTACTGGATTATACCTATTAGCAAATATTTGTAACTTCATCATGTGCATCTGTATATTAACCTTAATGTTATTGGCATATATTAG atacaGCGGTAATTATGACACAATTGGAATAGCAATAGATGAAGTGGCTAATGTTTTATGGAATAAT GTTCGAGATATGGGGGTACTATTCACTGTACTTACACTTGCTGTGGCTGCTGCTTCATCAtggtttataattttatatgattttatttttccagcacctcctttatttttttttccttctattcgttttaattttgaagatatacctaatttttgggaatatttatattttatcacaaatatcattttttgtgctatttctaaatcttttcACAGTTgcttttactttttacatcattactttaacatttttttaaaatattttgattaccTAACAAATATCACTTTTGATAACATTTCTAACttatatgattcttttttaaactattattctcctttttttataggatatttacattctttaataaaaattactttaaataatattttcaaattatataattcttatttaaactattatgctattttttcagaatatttacaatatatcacaaatattatttttaacaatatttttaaattatatagtttttgttTAGATTACTACTTTaccatttttttagaatattttcattatctaaCAAATATTGTCTTTGATacttataaattagataaatattgtttaactaattatttttctattttttttgaatattttcaatatttaataaatatttttttcgataatattttcaaattatataatttttgtttacattactattttcctcttttttcagaatatttaaattatttaatagatattataattgataatgtatctaaattatacaattcttatttaaattattactccTCTTAG
- the LOC108001348 gene encoding atlastin isoform X3, protein MADIQESKQSGNYSSSYVVKKAPMTALDENVNRVPRVYTNERETENQSGWQERIERLSMNSQDNNTSDLGHPVQIVLAHPDHSFELNEEALSKILLEDDIKDRSVVVVSVAGAFRKGKSFLLDFFLRYMNSKYNNNNQTDSWLGKEDEPLRGFSWKGGSERDTTGILMWSKVFRGTLPDGENVAVILMDTQGAFDSQSTVKDCATVFALSTMLSSLQIYNLSQNIQEDDLQHLQLFTEYGRLALQNSGRKPFQKLQFLVRDWSYPYEAKYGAEGGKEILNRRLEISDKQHPELQSLRKHIKSCFSDISCFLMPHPGLNIATNPHFDGRLAEIQPEFKEQLKILIPMLLAPENLVTKKIDGQIVKARDLLEYFKSYMKIYKGNELPEPKSMLVATAEANNLAAVTEAREFYMRLMEDICGTKKPYLTTQRLEDEHARCRDKAIYKFQNKRKMGGESFSQTYTKKLCQDMDKAFVHFKAQNESKNVFKSTRTAGVYCAIVAIMYFLSSIFGFTGLYLLANICNFIMCICILTLMLLAYIRYSGNYDTIGIAIDEVANVLWNNVRDMGVLFTVLTLAVAAASSWFIILYDFIFPAPPLFFFPSIRFNFEDIPNFWEYLYFITNIIFCAISKSFHSCFYFLHHYFNIFLKYFDYLTNITFDNISNLYDSFLNYYSPFFIGYLHSLIKITLNNIFKLYNSYLNYYAIFSEYLQYITNIIFNNIFKLYSFCLDYYFTIFLEYFHYLTNIVFDTYKLDKYCLTNYFSIFFEYFQYLINIFFDNIFKLYNFCLHYYFPLFSEYLNYLIDIIIDNVSKLYNSYLNYYSS, encoded by the exons tCAAGAAAGCACCGATGACGGCCCTCGATGAGAACGTAAACCGTGTTCCACGGGTGTACACaaacgaaagagaaacagaaa ATCAATCGGGTTGGCAAGAAAGAATAGAACGTCTCTCGATGAATAGTCAGGATAATAATACCTCGGACTTAGGACACCCTGTACAAATTGTGCTTGCTCATCCAGATCACAGTTTTGAATTAAACGAAGAAgctttatcaaaaattctcCTTGAAGATGATATTAAAGATAGGAGTGTAGTTGTTGTGTCGGTAGCGGGTGCTTTCAGAAAAGGCAAAAGCTTCCTGCTTGACTTTTTCTTGCGATATATGAACAGTAAG tataataacaacaatcaAACGGATTCTTGGTTGGGTAAAGAAGATGAACCATTACGTGGATTTTCGTGGAAAGGAGGATCTGAAAGAGACACGACAGGCATATTAATGTGGTCAAAAGTTTTCCGTGGTACTTTACCAGATGGTGAAAATGTTGCTGTGATTTTAATGGATACACAAGGTGCTTTCGATAGTCAATCCACTGTGAAGGATTGTGCGACTGTGTTTGCTCTAAGTACAATGTTGTCatctttacaaatttataatctatcaCAAAATATCCAAGAGGATGATCTTCAGCACTTGCAACTTTTTACGGAATATGGTAGACTGGCGTTACAAAACTCTGGACGCAAACCATTCCAAAAGTTACAGTTTTTAGTAAGAGATTGGAGTTATCCTTACGAAGCGAAATATGGTGCAGAAGGTGGAAAAGAGATATTGAACAGAAGATTAGAAATTTCTGATAAACAACATCCAGAATTGCAAAGTTTAAGAAAGCATATTAAATCATGTTTCTCGGATATATCTTGTTTTCTCATGCCACATCCAGGTTTAAATATTGCCACTAATCCTCATTTCGATGGTAGATTAGCAGAAATTCAACCAGAATTTAAGGAACAACTCAAGATATTAATACCGATGTTGTTAGCTCCAGAAAATTTAGttacaaagaaaattgatgGACAAATTGTAAAAGCGAGAGATTTGttggaatatttcaaaagctatatgaaaatttacaaaggAAACGAGCTTCCTGAACCAAAAAGTATGTTAGTG gcaACAGCAGAAGCAAATAATTTAGCTGCAGTTACAGAAGCTAGAGAATTTTATATGCGATTAATGGAAGATATTTGTGGAACAAAAAAACCATATTTAACAACACAACGTTTAGAGGATGAACATGCACGCTGTAGGGATAAAGCTATATACAAATTtcagaataaaagaaaaatgggagGAGAATCATTTAGTCAaacttatacaaaaaaattatgccAG gATATGGATAAAGCTTTTGTTCACTTTAAAGCAcaaaatgaaagtaaaaatgtttttaaatcgaCGCGAACTGCAGGAGTATATTGCGCAATTGTTGCCATTATGTACTTCTTATCCTCTATATTTGGTTTTACTGGATTATACCTATTAGCAAATATTTGTAACTTCATCATGTGCATCTGTATATTAACCTTAATGTTATTGGCATATATTAG atacaGCGGTAATTATGACACAATTGGAATAGCAATAGATGAAGTGGCTAATGTTTTATGGAATAAT GTTCGAGATATGGGGGTACTATTCACTGTACTTACACTTGCTGTGGCTGCTGCTTCATCAtggtttataattttatatgattttatttttccagcacctcctttatttttttttccttctattcgttttaattttgaagatatacctaatttttgggaatatttatattttatcacaaatatcattttttgtgctatttctaaatcttttcACAGTTgcttttactttttacatcattactttaacatttttttaaaatattttgattaccTAACAAATATCACTTTTGATAACATTTCTAACttatatgattcttttttaaactattattctcctttttttataggatatttacattctttaataaaaattactttaaataatattttcaaattatataattcttatttaaactattatgctattttttcagaatatttacaatatatcacaaatattatttttaacaatatttttaaattatatagtttttgttTAGATTACTACTTTaccatttttttagaatattttcattatctaaCAAATATTGTCTTTGATacttataaattagataaatattgtttaactaattatttttctattttttttgaatattttcaatatttaataaatatttttttcgataatattttcaaattatataatttttgtttacattactattttcctcttttttcagaatatttaaattatttaatagatattataattgataatgtatctaaattatacaattcttatttaaattattactccTCTTAG